GATCCACCAGATGGGCCGCCTGCCCTCGCCTGGCCGCGCCTCGATGATCCTGTCGCTGGAGAGCGACGACGTCGCCGAACCACCCTCACGCTATCCCGCCAAGCTGGTCGTGGAGTTCGTCGATAGCTCGGCGGACCAGCTCAGCCGCTTCTACCACGACGTGCTGGGTGGCCTGCCGATCGACCACCGCATCCGCGGCGACGAGCTGGCGCCCGACGCGGGGTGTCATGTCAATGGTCGCGTCGAGATCGCCATGCGTCGCTGCCCGGCACGCGATCGTGAGAAGCTCGAGCAGCTGGCCCGCCGGGCGATCGAACTTCTCGGCATGGACGCCCGTCTGTGGTGGGAGCTGCGCGACTCCGAGCAGGAGGATCCGCAAGCGGCGTAGGCTCCGAGGAACTGGGCACGGCAGTTGATCGGGGCGGTCGAGAGGCCGCCCCATTTTTCGTGCGCCCCGACGATACTCACTTGCTGCGATCTATCGCCTCGACGCCCAGCCTTCCCAGCGGCACGCACCCGTCCGGATTGCTCGCGGCCGTCGCGTGCTCCCTCAAGTGCGCCAGCAGCGCGAGCATGTCCTCGCGCGGGGGGGCGGTGAGCACCAGGGGCTCGCCGGTGATGGGGTGCTCGAGGGCGAGCAACGCCGCGTGGAGCATCTGGCGCTGGATCGACGTGCCGTCGGGCAGATCGAAGAACCTGCCGCCGTACATGTCGTCGCCGACGATGGGCCAGCCGCGATGCGCACAATGCACGCGGATCTGGTGGGTGCGGCCGGTCTTCAGTTCGAGTTCTACTAAGGCGAAGTGCTGGTCGCCCACGGGGCGGTCGTGCAGGCGGTAGCGTTCCCGTACTCTGGCGATGGTCAGGCTGGGCTTGCCCAGTTGATCGTGGCGGACGACCTGCTTCTCCCGGTACCCCTTCTCCTTGCTGGGGTGGGGGCCCAGGGGCTCGTCGATGGCCTCGATGTCGGGGTCGAGCGCGCCCTTCGGTTCGCCATGCCCCCCACAATGAACGATCGCGAGGTACCGCTTGTCGGTGGTCCGCTTCTCGAACTGCTGGCCGAGCTTCCAGTGGGCCTCTTCGGTCTTGGCGAAGACGATGACGCCGGTGGTGTCGCGGTCGAGGCGGTGCACGACGCCGGGGCGCGCGAGGTC
The sequence above is a segment of the Phycisphaerales bacterium genome. Coding sequences within it:
- a CDS encoding RluA family pseudouridine synthase; its protein translation is MTGDALPPLIDPGGKIDPDALRAAVERYGPDDADARRVELVLQRDIRDRLDKYLTSRIPFMSRSQIQRMIDDGAAMVNGQPARASTKLRLNDRLEIVLPPPPSGEIAPEDIPIDVLYEDAHLIVLNKRADIIVHPARSHNTGTMLGALAWHFQHSSDGELSPVGADLARPGVVHRLDRDTTGVIVFAKTEEAHWKLGQQFEKRTTDKRYLAIVHCGGHGEPKGALDPDIEAIDEPLGPHPSKEKGYREKQVVRHDQLGKPSLTIARVRERYRLHDRPVGDQHFALVELELKTGRTHQIRVHCAHRGWPIVGDDMYGGRFFDLPDGTSIQRQMLHAALLALEHPITGEPLVLTAPPREDMLALLAHLREHATAASNPDGCVPLGRLGVEAIDRSK